The Pyrococcus horikoshii OT3 genome includes a window with the following:
- a CDS encoding ABC transporter ATP-binding protein translates to MLAVEMRRIYKVYPDGVVALKGVDFTVEEGEIHGLLGENGAGKSTLMRILYGEIKPTKGEVKVFGDKVEFNGPWDAIRKGIAMVYQHFTLIPTFTVLENLYLSMLTINPNITINEVRKLAKEKMKDIGFSVPLDDVVEDLPIGIQQRVEIIKALMANAKILILDEPTSVLTPLEVEELFKTLRKLKENGITVIFITHKLKEVKEITDRVTVLRRGEVVGVAKTKEVSERDLAKMMVQREIVMEIKKSPASPGNTVLRVEDLWVKDDRGLDAVKGVSFELKEGEILGIAGVQGNGQKELAEALAGIRRIEKGRIELLGRDVTELSADKRYKAGLAYVPDSRKVGLVLDMSVVENVILTNLPSVMRGRRISWEKANKIGKEIVERFDVLVSSLSTPIKHLSGGNQQKVMVGREIIREPKVVIVSEPTQGLDIGATEFIRKTLVSLRDQGKGILLISTDLDEILQLSDRIAVMYEGKIMAIGKVEEFTLEKLGLLMGGVNA, encoded by the coding sequence ATGTTGGCCGTTGAAATGAGGAGAATATACAAGGTTTATCCTGATGGAGTAGTAGCACTGAAGGGAGTGGACTTTACTGTTGAAGAGGGCGAAATTCATGGTTTGCTAGGAGAAAATGGGGCCGGAAAGTCAACATTAATGAGGATCCTTTATGGGGAAATAAAACCTACAAAGGGAGAAGTAAAGGTTTTTGGGGATAAAGTAGAATTTAACGGACCTTGGGATGCAATAAGGAAGGGAATAGCAATGGTTTATCAGCACTTCACGCTAATCCCCACGTTTACAGTCTTAGAGAATTTATACCTTTCTATGCTTACCATAAATCCAAATATAACGATCAATGAAGTTAGAAAGCTGGCCAAAGAAAAAATGAAGGATATAGGTTTCTCAGTCCCTTTAGATGACGTTGTGGAGGATCTTCCCATTGGTATTCAACAGAGGGTTGAGATAATAAAGGCCCTAATGGCAAACGCAAAGATCTTAATTTTGGATGAGCCTACCTCTGTATTAACTCCTTTGGAAGTTGAAGAGCTCTTTAAAACGCTTAGAAAGCTCAAAGAAAACGGAATAACTGTGATATTTATCACCCATAAGCTTAAGGAGGTTAAGGAAATTACCGATAGGGTAACCGTCCTAAGAAGGGGAGAGGTCGTTGGAGTTGCAAAAACTAAGGAAGTTTCCGAAAGGGATCTTGCTAAGATGATGGTTCAAAGGGAAATCGTTATGGAGATAAAGAAAAGTCCGGCATCGCCTGGAAATACCGTTCTTAGGGTTGAAGATCTCTGGGTTAAAGATGATAGGGGTTTAGATGCCGTTAAAGGTGTATCTTTTGAGCTTAAAGAAGGAGAAATACTTGGAATAGCTGGAGTCCAAGGGAATGGTCAGAAGGAACTAGCTGAAGCATTGGCCGGGATTAGAAGGATTGAGAAAGGTAGGATAGAACTCTTGGGTCGAGATGTTACTGAATTATCGGCGGATAAAAGATATAAGGCGGGATTAGCTTACGTTCCTGATTCCAGAAAGGTAGGCCTTGTTTTAGATATGAGCGTCGTTGAGAATGTTATACTTACGAACCTTCCAAGTGTCATGCGTGGAAGAAGGATTTCCTGGGAAAAAGCAAATAAAATTGGAAAGGAAATAGTTGAGAGGTTTGACGTTTTGGTCTCTTCCCTCTCAACTCCCATAAAGCATCTTAGTGGAGGAAATCAGCAGAAGGTTATGGTAGGTAGAGAGATCATTAGAGAACCTAAAGTTGTTATAGTGTCTGAACCTACCCAAGGGCTTGATATTGGAGCGACGGAGTTTATAAGAAAAACTTTAGTGAGCCTTAGGGATCAGGGGAAGGGAATACTCTTGATATCCACTGATCTTGATGAAATACTCCAGCTGAGCGATAGGATAGCCGTGATGTATGAAGGTAAGATAATGGCCATTGGGAAAGTTGAGGAGTTTACCTTGGAAAAGCTAGGGCTTTTAATGGGTGGTGTAAATGCTTAA
- the pfpI gene encoding deglycase PfpI translates to MKVLFLTANEFEDVELIYPYHRLKEEGHEVYIASFERGTITGKHGYSVKVDLTFDKVNPEEFDALVLPGGRAPERVRLNEKAVSIARKMFSEGKPVASICHGPQILISAGVLRGRKGTSYPGIKDDMINAGVEWVDAEVVVDGNWVSSRVPADLYAWMREFVKLLK, encoded by the coding sequence GTGAAGGTACTATTCTTAACAGCGAACGAGTTTGAGGATGTGGAACTAATTTACCCTTACCATAGGCTTAAAGAAGAGGGACATGAAGTTTACATAGCAAGCTTTGAAAGGGGAACAATTACAGGGAAACATGGATATTCAGTTAAGGTTGACTTGACTTTCGATAAAGTTAATCCCGAGGAGTTTGATGCATTAGTCCTTCCAGGAGGAAGGGCACCGGAAAGGGTAAGATTAAATGAGAAAGCTGTGAGCATAGCCAGAAAGATGTTCAGTGAAGGAAAGCCCGTTGCTAGCATATGCCATGGTCCTCAAATCTTGATTTCTGCTGGAGTTCTAAGGGGTAGAAAGGGAACAAGCTATCCTGGGATTAAGGATGACATGATAAATGCAGGGGTTGAATGGGTTGATGCAGAGGTAGTTGTTGATGGGAACTGGGTTAGCTCCAGGGTTCCAGCTGATCTTTATGCCTGGATGAGGGAATTTGTAAAGTTACTTAAATGA
- the twy1 gene encoding 4-demethylwyosine synthase TYW1 translates to MITIKPGKITVQANPNMPKEVAELFRKQHYEIVGRHSGVKLCHWLKKSLTEGRFCYKQKFYGIHSHRCLQMTPVLAWCTHNCIFCWRPMENFLGTELPQPWDDPAFIVEESIKAQRKLLIGYKGNPKVDKKKFEEAWNPTHAAISLSGEPMLYPYMGDLVEEFHKRGFTTFIVTNGTIPERLEEMIKEDKLPTQLYVSITAPDIETYNSVNIPMIPDGWERILRFLELMRDLPTRTVVRLTLVKGENMHSPEKYAKLILKARPMFVEAKAYMFVGYSRNRLTINNMPSHQDIREFAEALVKHLPGYHIEDEYEPSRVVLIMRDDVDPQGTGVEGRFIKH, encoded by the coding sequence ATGATAACTATAAAGCCTGGTAAGATTACGGTTCAAGCTAATCCAAACATGCCAAAAGAAGTTGCTGAACTCTTCAGAAAACAGCATTATGAAATAGTCGGAAGGCATAGTGGAGTTAAGCTATGTCACTGGCTAAAGAAGAGCCTAACCGAAGGGAGGTTCTGCTACAAGCAGAAATTCTATGGGATACACTCCCACAGATGCTTACAAATGACCCCTGTTCTTGCATGGTGCACTCACAACTGTATATTCTGCTGGAGACCTATGGAGAACTTCCTAGGAACGGAGCTTCCACAGCCATGGGATGACCCAGCGTTCATAGTTGAGGAGAGCATAAAGGCCCAGAGGAAACTCCTAATAGGATACAAGGGAAATCCAAAGGTTGACAAGAAGAAGTTTGAAGAGGCCTGGAATCCAACCCACGCGGCGATAAGCCTCTCGGGGGAACCAATGCTTTATCCCTACATGGGAGATCTCGTAGAGGAATTCCATAAGAGAGGATTTACAACCTTTATAGTCACAAATGGAACAATCCCCGAAAGATTGGAGGAGATGATAAAGGAGGACAAGTTACCAACTCAGCTTTATGTTTCGATAACTGCTCCAGATATAGAGACGTACAACTCAGTTAATATTCCCATGATACCGGATGGGTGGGAGAGAATACTGAGATTCCTGGAACTTATGAGGGATTTACCCACAAGAACGGTGGTAAGGCTAACCCTCGTCAAGGGGGAAAATATGCACAGTCCAGAGAAATATGCAAAATTAATACTCAAGGCAAGACCAATGTTCGTTGAGGCTAAGGCTTACATGTTCGTTGGATACTCTAGGAACAGGCTTACAATAAACAATATGCCAAGTCATCAAGATATAAGGGAGTTCGCTGAAGCATTGGTTAAGCATCTCCCAGGTTACCACATAGAAGATGAATATGAGCCCAGCAGGGTAGTACTCATCATGAGGGATGATGTAGATCCCCAGGGGACGGGAGTTGAGGGAAGATTTATAAAGCATTGA
- the eif2g gene encoding translation initiation factor IF-2 subunit gamma, producing MGERRKTRQAEVNIGMVGHVDHGKTTLTKALTGVWTDTHSEELRRGITIKIGFADAEIRRCPNCGRYSTSPVCPYCGHETEFVRRVSFIDAPGHEALMTTMLAGASLMDGAILVIAANEPCPRPQTREHLMALQIIGQKNIIIAQNKIELVDKEKALENYRQIKEFIKGTVAENAPIIPISALHGANIDVLVKAIEDFIPTPKRDPNKPPKMLVLRSFDVNKPGTPPEKLVGGVLGGSIVQGKLKVGDEIEIRPGIPYEEHGRIRYEPITTEIVSLQAGGQFVEEAYPGGLVGVGTKLDPYLTKGDLMAGNVVGKPGKLPPVWDSLRLEVHLLERVVGTEQELRVEPIKRKEVLLLNVGTARTMGLVTNLGKDEIEVKLQIPVCAEPGDRVAISRQIGSRWRLIGYGIIKE from the coding sequence ATGGGAGAGAGGAGAAAAACAAGGCAAGCTGAGGTAAATATTGGAATGGTTGGTCACGTTGACCACGGTAAAACAACACTAACTAAGGCCTTAACAGGCGTTTGGACAGATACCCATAGTGAAGAGCTGAGGAGAGGAATTACGATAAAGATAGGATTTGCAGATGCAGAGATAAGAAGGTGTCCGAATTGTGGGAGGTACTCTACCTCCCCAGTTTGTCCATACTGCGGGCATGAAACAGAATTTGTAAGGAGGGTTTCCTTCATAGATGCTCCTGGGCATGAAGCTTTGATGACGACGATGCTTGCAGGAGCATCACTCATGGATGGAGCTATTTTAGTTATCGCAGCAAATGAACCCTGTCCAAGGCCCCAGACTAGGGAGCATTTAATGGCACTTCAAATAATTGGGCAAAAGAACATAATAATAGCCCAAAACAAAATAGAGCTTGTCGATAAGGAGAAAGCCCTTGAAAATTATAGGCAAATAAAAGAGTTTATAAAGGGAACTGTAGCTGAGAATGCACCCATAATTCCAATTTCAGCCCTGCACGGGGCCAACATAGACGTTCTAGTCAAAGCCATTGAGGATTTTATTCCGACGCCGAAGAGGGATCCTAATAAGCCACCAAAAATGCTAGTTTTGAGGAGTTTTGATGTAAACAAACCAGGAACTCCCCCAGAAAAGCTTGTAGGTGGCGTTTTAGGAGGTTCCATAGTTCAGGGAAAGTTAAAGGTCGGGGATGAGATAGAGATTAGACCAGGAATTCCATATGAGGAACATGGAAGGATAAGGTACGAACCAATAACAACTGAAATAGTTTCCCTACAGGCTGGAGGACAGTTCGTAGAAGAAGCATATCCAGGAGGACTTGTTGGAGTTGGAACAAAGCTAGATCCGTATTTAACTAAGGGCGATCTCATGGCAGGAAACGTCGTGGGTAAGCCTGGAAAATTACCACCAGTTTGGGATAGCCTAAGATTAGAGGTACACCTACTTGAGAGAGTCGTCGGGACCGAGCAGGAACTTAGAGTTGAACCCATAAAAAGGAAAGAGGTACTCCTGCTGAACGTCGGAACCGCTAGAACCATGGGACTAGTTACAAACCTAGGGAAAGATGAAATTGAGGTTAAGCTTCAGATTCCCGTATGTGCAGAACCTGGAGACAGGGTAGCAATAAGTAGACAGATAGGATCAAGGTGGAGATTGATAGGTTATGGTATTATCAAGGAGTAA
- a CDS encoding ABC transporter permease: MIADLLNILSNTLVSMVPLTLAAVGEIITEKSGVVNIGLEGIFILSAFTSTVVTFHTGNPYLGLIIGLLVGALSGVLHGIISVYLKGDQIIAGVGFNSLAYGISILSLVSIWHSHGSSPSVDKIPMIGKGSFFVSPLTPIAIIIGIVVWWWLERTPSGLKLRACGEDPRAAEAMGVNVYRVRFYATVLGASLTGLGGAYLVVGWIGQFTKFISAGRGFIALANVAFSNWNPLMAIIGGFIFGFFDALAIYLPIKIQQMSGRVITAESNLFRTIPYLATLIIVALIMKKVRMPRALGKPYIKE, from the coding sequence ATGATAGCAGACCTCTTAAATATACTTTCCAACACGCTAGTTTCAATGGTTCCCTTGACACTTGCTGCTGTTGGTGAGATAATAACGGAGAAATCTGGCGTAGTGAACATAGGACTTGAGGGAATATTCATTTTGTCAGCATTTACCTCAACAGTTGTAACGTTTCACACGGGAAATCCATACCTTGGACTGATTATTGGATTGCTCGTTGGGGCCCTTTCAGGAGTGCTACATGGAATTATAAGCGTCTACTTAAAGGGAGATCAGATAATAGCAGGAGTCGGCTTTAATTCCCTAGCATATGGAATAAGCATACTCTCCTTAGTTAGCATCTGGCATAGTCACGGTTCTTCACCCTCCGTTGATAAGATACCAATGATCGGTAAGGGATCCTTTTTCGTCTCTCCTCTAACCCCAATTGCGATAATAATAGGTATTGTCGTATGGTGGTGGCTCGAGAGAACCCCTAGTGGATTAAAGCTTAGGGCCTGTGGGGAGGATCCCAGGGCCGCTGAAGCTATGGGAGTTAACGTTTATAGGGTGAGGTTTTACGCTACCGTACTTGGTGCTTCATTAACGGGACTTGGAGGAGCTTACTTGGTAGTTGGATGGATAGGTCAGTTTACTAAGTTTATATCAGCCGGAAGGGGATTTATAGCTCTGGCAAACGTTGCTTTTAGTAACTGGAATCCGTTAATGGCCATAATCGGCGGTTTTATATTTGGTTTCTTTGATGCATTAGCGATATATTTGCCAATAAAGATACAGCAGATGAGTGGAAGGGTTATTACTGCGGAATCAAACCTATTTAGAACGATTCCATATTTGGCAACATTAATTATTGTTGCCTTAATCATGAAGAAAGTTAGAATGCCAAGGGCACTTGGAAAACCTTATATAAAGGAATAG
- a CDS encoding ABC transporter permease — translation MLKGEEKISKVTEVLLSVFMAFTVGAVALLILGYHPGEVYYILFKYGYSNLNYLLNKSTPLIMTGLAFSIPAIAGVFNIGGESQLYIGAFLGLLTAYYTGNSILALIVGALSGGLLGLFVGALRVYRGINEVITAIMVNWIFYYLIAYLIAAKFYNPEVSHESIPVPPEARIGSIGGVSLIFLLAVLFAIFYYYLLYFTDVGYKLRVSGLSPASAKYAGFDPSKAIVISMFLGGVAAGLGGVLLILGITYSIDDTLTAIYGLGFTGIGIGLLGRNNPIGIIFSSIFLSGLLIGGQWVELKTRAPPELADTLIGVIVLALAIPYAYKMLIKKFTEGRK, via the coding sequence ATGCTTAAAGGGGAGGAGAAGATATCAAAAGTCACAGAAGTCCTTCTCTCAGTTTTCATGGCGTTTACGGTTGGAGCTGTAGCTTTGCTTATCCTGGGCTATCACCCAGGAGAGGTATACTATATATTGTTCAAGTATGGGTATAGCAATCTAAATTACCTCCTAAATAAGAGCACTCCCCTAATTATGACTGGATTAGCATTTTCAATTCCGGCAATAGCGGGAGTGTTCAACATAGGGGGAGAAAGCCAGCTTTACATTGGGGCTTTCCTCGGCCTATTGACGGCTTATTATACTGGAAACTCAATACTAGCCCTCATCGTTGGAGCTTTAAGTGGAGGTTTACTGGGATTATTTGTTGGGGCCCTTAGAGTTTATAGGGGAATAAACGAAGTGATAACTGCAATCATGGTGAACTGGATCTTTTATTACTTAATCGCCTACCTGATAGCGGCAAAGTTTTACAATCCTGAGGTCTCCCATGAATCAATACCCGTTCCTCCTGAGGCTAGAATTGGAAGCATTGGTGGGGTAAGTTTAATATTCCTACTTGCGGTTCTCTTTGCGATATTCTATTATTACCTATTATACTTCACCGATGTTGGGTATAAGCTTAGAGTTTCCGGACTATCGCCCGCTTCAGCTAAATATGCAGGTTTTGATCCTTCTAAGGCCATCGTCATCTCCATGTTCCTTGGCGGCGTTGCTGCTGGCTTGGGAGGAGTACTTTTAATCCTGGGTATAACCTATAGTATTGACGACACTTTGACTGCGATATATGGCCTGGGATTTACGGGGATTGGAATAGGATTACTAGGAAGAAACAATCCTATCGGGATTATATTTTCTTCTATATTCTTGTCGGGTTTATTAATTGGGGGTCAGTGGGTTGAACTTAAAACGAGAGCTCCACCTGAGCTGGCCGATACGCTGATAGGAGTTATAGTGCTAGCCCTGGCTATTCCTTATGCGTATAAAATGCTCATTAAGAAGTTCACGGAGGGAAGGAAATGA
- a CDS encoding PIN domain-containing protein, which translates to MRKVWLVIPDTNFLFIPGQFGVDIISELSRILDVKYQIAIPNVVIDEINTIIREGKVKGRDLLAARIALKIAERFPKIYIGEFLSKSTDELLYEYAITHDNVIICTNDRTLRKRLREAGVPVIFLRQKKKLEIEGMLD; encoded by the coding sequence ATGAGGAAAGTTTGGCTTGTAATACCAGACACAAACTTCCTGTTCATTCCCGGACAGTTCGGCGTTGACATAATATCTGAACTATCCAGGATACTTGATGTTAAGTACCAAATAGCAATCCCTAACGTGGTAATTGATGAGATAAATACAATAATAAGAGAAGGAAAGGTAAAGGGAAGGGACTTATTGGCAGCAAGGATAGCATTGAAGATAGCGGAGAGATTTCCAAAGATTTACATAGGAGAATTCTTGTCAAAGTCTACGGATGAGCTTCTCTATGAATATGCAATAACACATGATAACGTGATAATATGTACTAATGATAGAACGCTAAGGAAAAGGCTCAGAGAAGCTGGAGTCCCTGTTATATTCCTTAGGCAAAAAAAGAAACTTGAAATCGAAGGAATGCTAGATTGA
- a CDS encoding [LysW]-lysine hydrolase: MISEEEKIKFLKELVEIYSPTGREEEAAKFIKEKFEEYGIEAYVDNVGNVIARKSGEGPLVLLAGHIDTVPGYIPVRIEGEVLWGRGSVDAKGPLATLFFSTIEGNANVIFAGLVDEEGFSKGARNLKIPRPDYIIVGEPSGTNGVTIGYKGSLTVRFVERVEKVHSSLGVGAAERLIEKWLEISKDFSDGFNGLNGRIVRFLAYDREFEFYGEMIINLRTPPGYVPPLEWDIIDFVPAYEVDRRSPLVRAFVKSIREAGLKPKLKKKSGTADTNILGPKFGVDAVAYGPGDSKLDHTPYERINLREYLKSIEILKAVLRKLKGG; encoded by the coding sequence ATGATCTCAGAGGAGGAGAAAATTAAGTTTCTAAAGGAGCTCGTTGAAATATATAGTCCAACTGGACGTGAAGAAGAAGCGGCAAAGTTCATTAAGGAAAAATTTGAAGAATATGGAATTGAAGCATACGTCGATAATGTCGGTAATGTGATAGCAAGAAAGAGTGGAGAAGGACCTCTTGTACTTTTAGCTGGCCATATAGATACGGTTCCAGGATATATACCGGTAAGAATCGAAGGGGAAGTACTATGGGGGAGGGGAAGTGTTGATGCTAAGGGACCTTTAGCGACTTTATTCTTTTCAACGATTGAAGGAAATGCGAACGTAATATTTGCAGGTCTTGTCGATGAAGAAGGATTTTCAAAGGGGGCGAGGAATTTAAAAATTCCAAGGCCTGATTACATAATTGTGGGAGAGCCTAGTGGAACGAATGGCGTAACAATAGGCTACAAAGGAAGCCTCACCGTTAGATTCGTTGAAAGGGTTGAAAAAGTTCACAGTAGCCTTGGAGTAGGGGCAGCTGAAAGGCTAATTGAGAAGTGGCTTGAGATATCAAAAGATTTTAGTGATGGTTTTAATGGCCTCAACGGTAGAATAGTTAGGTTCCTAGCTTATGACAGGGAATTCGAGTTTTATGGAGAGATGATAATAAATTTGAGGACGCCACCAGGCTACGTTCCACCTCTTGAATGGGATATTATAGACTTCGTTCCTGCCTATGAAGTAGATAGGAGGTCTCCATTAGTTAGGGCCTTTGTTAAAAGCATAAGAGAGGCCGGATTAAAGCCCAAACTAAAAAAGAAGAGCGGCACTGCCGATACGAATATTCTTGGCCCGAAATTTGGTGTAGATGCTGTGGCTTATGGGCCAGGCGACTCTAAACTTGATCACACACCTTATGAAAGGATAAACTTGAGGGAATATCTTAAAAGTATAGAGATTCTTAAAGCTGTTCTGAGGAAACTTAAGGGGGGATAG
- a CDS encoding [LysW]-aminoadipate/[LysW]-glutamate kinase, with amino-acid sequence MRVIKVGGSVLENLEKVFKPEIFRDAVVVHGGSRYVDELAKKLGLNVEKLTSPSGVTFRRTTRKVLDVYIAAVMKANRELVSFLRRQGIEAIGVSGVKEVIIGRRKKLIKAVINGKIMAIRDDYSGIIKEVNVEMIRNYMKVGVPVIAPIAYDPVENVPLNVDGDKVAYHVALALKSRELYFLSDTAFLINGEVIDKIPRNRIEEYFPYSSGGMRKKLLMAKKAIESGVERVIIEGLNGRTVIS; translated from the coding sequence ATGAGAGTTATTAAAGTCGGAGGTTCAGTTTTGGAGAACCTTGAAAAAGTGTTTAAACCTGAAATATTCAGAGATGCTGTCGTTGTTCACGGTGGTTCTAGATATGTGGATGAACTTGCAAAAAAGCTTGGATTAAATGTGGAAAAGCTAACGAGTCCCTCTGGTGTAACATTTAGAAGAACAACTAGGAAAGTTTTAGACGTTTATATAGCTGCAGTTATGAAGGCAAACAGAGAGCTTGTCTCCTTCCTGCGAAGGCAGGGTATAGAAGCGATAGGAGTTAGCGGGGTCAAGGAAGTTATAATTGGAAGAAGAAAGAAGCTCATTAAGGCAGTGATAAATGGAAAGATCATGGCGATAAGGGATGATTACTCGGGGATAATAAAGGAGGTTAACGTCGAGATGATAAGGAACTATATGAAGGTGGGAGTTCCTGTAATAGCTCCAATAGCGTACGATCCAGTTGAAAACGTTCCTCTTAATGTTGATGGAGATAAGGTAGCTTATCACGTTGCGTTAGCACTCAAAAGTAGAGAGCTATACTTTCTCTCTGATACCGCATTTTTGATTAATGGTGAAGTAATTGATAAGATTCCCAGGAATAGAATAGAAGAGTATTTCCCCTATTCAAGTGGTGGAATGAGGAAAAAATTGCTCATGGCAAAAAAAGCGATTGAAAGTGGGGTTGAAAGAGTGATCATAGAGGGATTAAATGGAAGGACGGTGATATCTTGA
- a CDS encoding BMP family lipoprotein: protein MKAKLALSIIGLVLASLVAGCIGGGTQTQTQTQGKSIKVAILFDVGGRGDLSFNDMAYLGAERAKKELGVKIEYMTPKSKEDMVPLLEQLAKSKEYDLLVLVGFLWTTPLNEVADKYPDQKFALIDSTTGKVRPNEVDILFREQEVAALMGVIASGMAYELGGDTIGAVAGMDIPPLWKFHIGYLFGAKYFEKKTGKHVKLLWQYTGTFGDTQVGYNTAMQLLQQGAKVLYGLAGLTHVGMFDAVKDWNEQGRGKALAMGQDASQEWYAPKYIPISGAKRVDVAVYDAIKMVVDGTWKGGIITLGLKENGVGYWDLDGVKQFAEFAKEAGKLKDMTPDEVVEIVKQQREKYIKPYVWEIVNELAEKIKNGEIVFKTPKSHDEYEQIINELEKGNLNAALKKGSVE, encoded by the coding sequence ATGAAGGCTAAGCTTGCACTTTCAATAATTGGATTAGTGTTAGCATCCTTAGTTGCAGGTTGCATAGGGGGAGGAACGCAGACTCAGACACAGACCCAGGGAAAGAGCATCAAGGTTGCAATTCTATTTGACGTTGGTGGAAGAGGAGATCTAAGCTTTAACGATATGGCATATCTTGGTGCAGAGAGGGCTAAAAAAGAGTTGGGAGTCAAAATAGAGTACATGACGCCAAAGTCAAAGGAAGACATGGTTCCTTTGCTTGAGCAGTTAGCGAAAAGCAAGGAGTATGACCTTCTGGTTTTAGTAGGTTTCCTTTGGACTACTCCCCTTAACGAGGTTGCCGATAAGTATCCAGATCAAAAGTTCGCATTAATAGATTCAACGACTGGAAAAGTTAGGCCTAATGAAGTTGATATCTTATTTAGAGAACAGGAAGTCGCAGCCCTAATGGGAGTTATAGCTTCAGGAATGGCTTACGAGCTTGGTGGTGATACTATAGGTGCTGTCGCTGGAATGGATATACCTCCTCTCTGGAAGTTCCACATTGGTTACCTCTTTGGGGCTAAGTACTTTGAAAAGAAAACAGGGAAACATGTAAAGCTTCTATGGCAATATACAGGAACTTTCGGAGATACTCAGGTTGGGTATAATACGGCGATGCAACTCCTTCAGCAGGGGGCCAAGGTTCTTTATGGCTTGGCGGGTTTGACTCACGTTGGAATGTTTGATGCCGTGAAGGATTGGAATGAACAGGGAAGAGGAAAAGCCCTTGCTATGGGTCAAGATGCCAGTCAGGAGTGGTATGCTCCCAAGTACATACCAATAAGCGGTGCAAAGAGGGTTGATGTAGCTGTATATGATGCGATAAAGATGGTGGTGGATGGAACTTGGAAGGGAGGAATAATAACCCTGGGTCTTAAAGAGAATGGAGTAGGGTACTGGGATCTGGATGGTGTGAAGCAGTTTGCTGAGTTTGCAAAGGAGGCTGGTAAGCTTAAGGACATGACACCTGATGAGGTTGTTGAGATAGTAAAGCAGCAAAGGGAGAAGTACATAAAACCATACGTTTGGGAAATAGTCAACGAGTTAGCAGAGAAGATAAAGAATGGAGAGATAGTCTTCAAAACGCCCAAATCCCATGATGAATATGAACAAATAATTAATGAGCTTGAAAAAGGAAACTTAAATGCAGCCCTTAAGAAGGGATCCGTAGAGTGA
- a CDS encoding acetylornithine/succinylornithine family transaminase, with protein MSLYRKRLKIIKGEGIYVWDDQGRRYVDLIAGIGVAILGHNHPEWVEGIREQLNKLVIAGPMFNHEEKEEMLEELSKFVNFEYLYMGNSGTEAVEAALKFARLYTGRKEIIAMVNAFHGRTMGALSATWKPKYKKDFEPLVPGFKHIPFNDVEAAKEAISKETAAVIVEPIQGESGVIPAKKEFMKALRDLTEDVGALLIVDEVQTGLRTGKFLAVEHYKIEPDIVTMGKGIGNGIPVGLTLTNFDVERGKHGSTFGGNPLACKAVAITLRILRKERLIEKAKNKFIQIDADEVVTTRGKGLMIGIVFKTTIGKYVEELQNRGYLVHTAGQRVMRLLPPLIISKETMQDVKLAIEGVINDLRGGEN; from the coding sequence ATGAGCCTCTATAGGAAGAGACTTAAGATCATAAAGGGAGAAGGGATATACGTATGGGATGATCAGGGGCGAAGGTACGTCGATCTTATTGCTGGAATAGGAGTCGCAATACTTGGACATAATCATCCTGAGTGGGTAGAAGGAATTAGGGAGCAGTTGAACAAGCTCGTCATTGCAGGTCCAATGTTTAATCACGAAGAGAAGGAAGAAATGCTTGAAGAACTCTCAAAGTTTGTAAACTTCGAATACCTCTACATGGGGAATTCTGGCACCGAAGCTGTTGAAGCTGCACTGAAGTTTGCGAGACTCTATACAGGTAGGAAAGAAATAATAGCAATGGTAAATGCCTTTCATGGAAGAACCATGGGAGCTTTAAGTGCAACCTGGAAACCAAAGTATAAAAAAGATTTTGAGCCTTTGGTTCCTGGATTCAAGCATATTCCCTTTAACGACGTTGAAGCAGCAAAGGAAGCAATATCTAAGGAGACTGCTGCAGTTATTGTTGAGCCAATCCAGGGAGAAAGTGGAGTTATACCGGCAAAAAAGGAATTCATGAAAGCACTTAGGGACTTAACTGAGGATGTCGGTGCATTGCTGATAGTTGATGAAGTTCAGACGGGTTTAAGAACTGGAAAGTTTTTAGCAGTAGAACACTATAAAATCGAGCCTGACATAGTGACTATGGGAAAAGGAATAGGAAATGGAATTCCGGTAGGCTTAACGCTGACTAACTTCGACGTTGAAAGAGGAAAGCATGGATCTACATTTGGAGGAAATCCTCTAGCTTGTAAGGCCGTTGCTATAACACTTAGGATCCTTAGAAAGGAAAGACTAATAGAGAAGGCAAAGAACAAGTTCATTCAAATTGATGCTGATGAAGTAGTTACAACGAGAGGAAAAGGCCTTATGATAGGTATTGTGTTTAAAACCACCATAGGAAAATACGTTGAAGAGCTCCAAAATAGAGGGTATTTAGTTCATACTGCTGGACAAAGAGTTATGAGACTTCTTCCACCTTTAATAATTTCAAAAGAGACGATGCAAGATGTAAAATTGGCAATAGAGGGTGTGATAAATGATCTCAGAGGAGGAGAAAATTAA